A genomic stretch from Sphingobacterium sp. ML3W includes:
- a CDS encoding response regulator transcription factor has product MINILYVEDEPSLAMIVADSLEANGFQVVHCNNGEEALESFSIAKPDIMVVDVMMPVMDGFTLAAKIREMDTLLPIIFLTAKVQTEDVVRGFRLGGDDYVKKPFKIEELVVRIESLLKNSPKMLFGQKLMIGDYTLDSLKHQLIYQEEMLKLSFRESELLRKLYEQKDKVIPREEIMRAYWSHDKYFTGRSLDVFISRIRKYLSQDPRIKITNIRGVGYMLTVD; this is encoded by the coding sequence ATGATTAATATTTTATACGTAGAAGACGAACCGAGTCTGGCGATGATTGTTGCAGATAGTTTGGAGGCCAATGGCTTTCAGGTTGTACACTGTAACAATGGGGAGGAGGCCTTGGAATCTTTTAGCATAGCGAAACCGGATATTATGGTCGTAGATGTGATGATGCCTGTCATGGATGGGTTTACCTTGGCGGCAAAAATCCGTGAGATGGATACCTTGCTTCCCATTATCTTCTTAACAGCTAAAGTGCAGACAGAAGATGTGGTCCGGGGATTTCGTCTCGGGGGAGATGACTATGTCAAAAAACCGTTTAAAATCGAAGAATTGGTCGTAAGGATAGAGTCCTTGTTAAAGAATAGTCCCAAGATGCTGTTTGGACAGAAACTGATGATCGGTGATTATACACTGGACAGTTTGAAGCACCAGCTGATTTATCAGGAGGAAATGCTCAAGTTGTCTTTTCGTGAAAGTGAGCTCCTCCGTAAACTCTACGAACAGAAGGACAAGGTAATCCCTAGAGAAGAGATCATGCGTGCTTATTGGAGCCATGATAAGTACTTTACAGGACGAAGCCTAGATGTATTTATTAGTCGTATTCGAAAGTATTTAAGTCAGGACCCAAGGATCAAAATTACCAATATACGGGGGGTCGGATATATGCTTACAGTGGATTGA